From a region of the Phragmites australis chromosome 21, lpPhrAust1.1, whole genome shotgun sequence genome:
- the LOC133904152 gene encoding uncharacterized protein LOC133904152 translates to MVPNGLLPNVVAGVTRRLDAERWAVAEEQTAELIARIQPTPASEERRRAVAYYVQRLIMGCLSCQVFTFGSVPLKTYLPDGDIDVTAFSNSEELKDTWAITVRDALEHEEKSEKAEFHVREVQYIQAEVKIIKCLVENIVVDISFNQVGGLCTLCFLEEMDSLISQNHLFKRSIILIKAWCYYESRILGAHHGLISTYALETLVLYIFHVFNSSFDGPLEVLYRFLEFFSNFDWEKFCVSLWGPVPISSLPDMSAEPPRKDGGTLLLSKSFLDMCGSTYAVMPSPHENHVQPFVSKHFNVVDPLRTSNNLGRSVSKGNFFRIRSAFAFGAKRLARLLECPREDLAVEVKQFFTNTWRRHGSGNRPDAPAQSPIHQTLKIVPIEVPNSHRSITAHKKKLENPTTCMDHDSLNEGSQNYHDPTTQLLKKASVQYQNSPRTVHSAAYPTQSQQIYAVQSNTKVSGQLEKNSIPVGSLLGERDKRISKSHSGMNDRNGQSRLQFARTNSSPELTDSSVQGFPSSRRTRVAEVEKTSKAEYSSRRNSIITEVSGNYSKKSYQEKQASSMNASFNSKISESDPSSVSSSNREDICVATNEELAVVPEASDLLHKRSPEEHDPADLVDGFNGQVPLSVQIPSHLSVAPPPLMVSSGYPQRNLAGILPPNFSFIGTPWLHNMQFVHGFVPPTMSHYVGSPTFASNSEDGNESERSATTGANCDDGGNWRENGTGLSGMSSSLHDIPGALLQGQEKSSIEGSCETLSGNFAVMFHHQVNGGIKFGASNMRLVSSQGSSGQTIPDSSCDEPAGMFLTSSQDKWGKTPAAVAPSSSHSKTNTSWQFENTTEYFPSGLDGTRNSNAIPDVNIVFSGGIPGPSPSEQSTSSQASDDHDPLHVNMHNSVFRPFLIGPQQRQVDNSGLTFVPTGPPVPFVVYPFFPGSTDSSVSQIDRNEGRDQFPLHVAFQSFGSHDDADQPDANILTPPGSVIADHDHKSDILNSDFWSHWQNLQYGRFCQNARPPASVLYPVAMPPMYMPGHFPLDGPGRQPAHNFNWAQVRSPGHGVTPVIPLQPASERASGVFQRYGEDAPRYRGGTGTYLPTPMVPFRERQSGSRNYRGSYNSDKIDHNDKEGSWANSKQRNVGRSFGRSQSKRSGIRSDRQTADEIQADRHWQPYRNDSYRQEDGGLPSVQNHSFGSTNSTRNPVNMAYGVPSQPSTVSSGTSALSGSSMQPVVLYSSDQSANYGATGKPIEFGSFGAIPVDSSDIQRPPHEVHANGFSEQRHVPYNGGSSRSSPDQPLPPRLRRS, encoded by the exons ATGGTGCCGAACGGGCTGCTGCCTAATGTGGTGGCCGGGGTGACGCGGCGGCTGGACGCCGAGCGATGGGCCGTCGCGGAGGAGCAGACGGCGGAGTTGATCGCACGCATCCAGCCTACCCCGGCGTCTGAGGAGCGCCGCCGGGCCGTCGCCTACTACGTGCAGCGGCTCATCATGGGGTGCCTCTCCTGTCAG GTTTTTACTTTTGGATCAGTCCCGCTCAAGACTTACTTGCCGGATGGTGATATTGACGTCACCGCTTTTAGTAACAGTGAAGAATTGAAGGATACTTGGGCTATTACGGTTCGGGATGCATTAGAACATGAGGAGAAAAGTGAGAAAGCTGAATTTCATGTCAGAGAAGTACAGTATATTCAGGCAGAG GTGAAGATTATTAAGTGTCTTGTGGAAAACATTGTTGTTGACATCTCATTCAACCAAGTTGGTGGTTTGTGTACACTTTGTTTCCTTGAAGAG ATGGATAGCTTGATCAGTCAAAATCATCTGTTCAAGCGAAGTATCATACTGATAAAGGCCTGGTGTTACTACGAAAGTCGTATTCTTGGAGCTCATCATGGTCTTATATCAACATATGCCCTAGAGACGCTGGTTCTTTACATTTTTCATGTGTTCAACAGTTCTTTTGAcggaccacttgag GTGTTGTACCGGTTCTTAGAGTTCTTTAGTAACTTTGACTGGGAGAAATTTTGTGTAAGCTTGTGGGGCCCAGTTCCTATAAGCTCTCTTCCAGACATGTCTG CGGAACCTCCACGAAAGGATGGTGGCACATTGTTGCTCAGCAAGTCCTTCCTAGACATGTGTGGTTCTACATATGCAGTTATGCCTAGTCCCCATGAGAACCACGTTCAGCCATTTGTTTCAAAGCACTTCAATGTAGTTGATCCTTTACGAACAAGCAATAACCTTGGAAGAAGTGTTAGCAAAG GTAACTTCTTTAGAATACGCAGCGCCTTTGCTTTTGGGGCAAAAAGGTTGGCAAGGTTACTTGAATGTCCAAGAGAAGATTTGGCTGTTGAAGTGAAACAATTCTTCACAAATACATGGAGAAGACATGGCAGTGGCAATCGTCCTGATGCACCTGCCCAGAGCCCAATTCATCAAACTTTGAAGATTGTGCCTATTGAAGTGCCAAACAGTCACAGGAGTATAACAGCACACAAGAAAAAGTTGGAAAATCCCACAACATGCATGGATCATGATAGTCTTAATGAAGGTAGCCAAAACTATCATGACCCTACCACTCAACTCCTAAAGAAAGCAAGTGTACAGTATCAGAATTCACCAAGAACAGTTCATTCTGCTGCTTATCCTACTCAGAGCCAGCAAATTTATGCAGTGCAATCAAATACCAAGGTGTCTGGACAGCTAGAGAAAAACAGCATTCCTGTTGGATCTTTGCTGGGTGAAAGAGATAAAAGAATATCAAAGAGTCACTCTGGTATGAATGACAGGAATGGACAAAGCAGGCTTCAATTTGCTAGAACAAATTCTAGTCCTGAATTGACAGACTCTTCAGTTCAAGGTTTTCCTTCTAGCAGGCGCACTAGAGTAGCTGAAGTAGAAAAAACTTCAAAGGCTGAGTACAGTAGCAGAAGAAATAGTATTATTACAGAGGTGTCTGGCAACTACAGCAAAAAGTCTTATCAAGAAAAGCAAGCGTCTTCCATGAATGCTTCATTTAATTCCAAAATATCAGAATCAGATCCAAGTAGTGTTTCGAGCAGCAATCGTGAAGATATatgtgttgcaacaaatgaagAGCTTGCTGTGGTCCCCGAAGCATCGGATCTGTTGCACAAGAGAAGTCCGGAGGAACATGATCCGGCGGATCTGGTGGATGGCTTCAATGGACAAGTTCCTTTGTCAGTGCAAATACCATCTCATCTTTCTGTAGCACCTCCCCCCTTGATGGTCTCATCAGGTTATCCTCAAAGAAATCTGGCAGGAATTTTGCCACCAAACTTTTCATTTATCGGAACTCCATGGTTACACAACATGCAGTTTGTTCATGGATTTGTTCCACCAACTATGAGCCATTATGTTGGTAGTCCTACTTTTGCATCAAACTCTGAAGATGGCAATGAGAGTGAGAGGTCCGCTACAACTGGAGCAAATTGTGATGATGGAGGTAATTGGCGTGAGAATGGTACTGGATTATCTGGAATGTCCTCTTCTCTTCATGATATACCTGGTGCCCTTTTGCAAGGACAGGAAAAATCCAGTATTGAGGGTAGCTGTGAAACATTAAGTGGAAATTTTGCTGTCATGTTTCATCATCAAGTAAATGGAGGGATAAAGTTTGGTGCCAGTAACATGAGATTAGTTTCTTCACAAGGAAGCTCTGGACAGACCATTCCAGATAGCTCATGTGATGAACCCGCTGGGATGTTCCtaacatcatcacaagataaatGGGGTAAAACACCTGCCGCTGTAGCACCTTCCTCTTCGCACAGCAAAACGAACACCAGTTGGCAGTTTGAAAATACGACAGAGTATTTTCCTTCAGGACTTGATGGAACTAGAAATAGCAATGCAATACCAGATGTGAACATTGTTTTTTCTGGTGGAATACCAGGGCCTAGCCCTTCAGAACAATCAACTTCTAGTCAAGCCTCAGATGATCATGATCCATTACACGTCAACATGCACAATTCTGTGTTCAGACCTTTTCTTATTGGTCCTCAGCAGAGACAAGTTGATAATTCTGGTTTGACATTTGTTCCAACAGGTCCACCAGTTCCTTTTGTTGTCTATCCATTTTTCCCTGGGAGTACTGATAGTTCTGTGTCCCAGATTGATAGAAATGAAGGAAGGGATCAGTTTCCTCTCCACGTGGCATTCCAAAGCTTTGGTTCACATGATGATGCTGACCAACCTGATGCAAATATTCTAACTCCACCAGGCAGTGTTATAGCAGATCATGATCACAAGTCTGACATTTTGAACAGTGATTTTTGGAGCCATTGGCAAAATTTACAGTATGGGAGATTCTGCCAAAATGCACGCCCCCCTGCTTCTGTATTATACCCTGTTGCTATGCCACCTATGTACATGCCGGGCCATTTTCCATTGGATGGCCCTGGAAGACAAcctgcacataattttaattgGGCACAAGTAAGGAGCCCTGGTCATGGGGTTACTCCTGTGATTCCTCTACAACCTGCTTCTGAAAGAGCTTCTGGTGTTTTCCAGCGCTATGGAGAAGATGCTCCAAGATATCGTGGCGGCACTGGGACCTACTTGCCAACTCCT ATGGTTCCATTCAGGGAACGACAGTCAGGCTCAAGAAACTACAGAGGGAGTTATAATAGTGACAAAATTGATCATAATGATAAAGAAGGAAGCTGGGCAAACTCAAAACAAAGAAATGTAGGGCGTAGCTTTGGGCGTAGTCAATCGAAGAGATCTGGCATTAGGTCTGACAGACAGACGGCTGATGAAATTCAGGCTGATAGGCATTGGCAACCCTACAGAAATGATTCATACAGGCAAGAAGATGGTGGTCTACCAAGTGTACAGAACCATTCATTTGGATCTACAAACTCTACTCGCAATCCAGTAAACATGGCATATGGGGTTCCATCACAACCATCTACTGTTTCCAGTGGAACCAGTGCTTTATCTGGATCTTCAATGCAACCAGTTGTCCTATACTCCTCTGATCAATCTGCAAATTACGGTGCTACTGGTAAACCAATCGAATTTGGTTCATTTGGGGCTATCCCTGTGGATTCTAGTGACATACAACGACCGCCACATGAAGTACATGCAAATGGATTTTCTGAGCAGAGGCATGTCCCATACAATGGTGGCTCCTCCCGTTCATCCCCTGATCAACCATTGCCGCCTCGCCTACGAAG GAGTTGA